Proteins from a genomic interval of Trifolium pratense cultivar HEN17-A07 linkage group LG6, ARS_RC_1.1, whole genome shotgun sequence:
- the LOC123889872 gene encoding kanadaptin: MTNSMGPPPPKNPNPNPHSSQSTTNQPPLSPPPSHSTTNSSLPEQLPPSDSTTNSSFPEPPPPSDSTTNSSLPKKLPPSDSTTNSSFPEPPPPPSDSTTNSLFPEPPPPSDFKTPKPSQGVAVPYKIPNWSAAPCHEFYLEVLKDGSIIDKFNVHEKGAYMFGRLDLCDFVLEHPTISRFHAVIQFKRRGDAYLYDLGSTHGTFLNKNQVEKNTYIDLHVGDVIRFGRSSRIFILQGPSELMPPETNVKLKREMKMREVMRDREASLRRAKLEASAAEGISWGMGEDAIEEDEDDVEEITWQSYKGQLTEKQEKTREKIIKRMEKIGNMKKEINAIRVKDISQGGLTQGQQTQIARNEQRMAQILEELENLEETLNDSIKESLGARTGKPSHGKKKGAVEEEEDYFSDDDDDEFYDRTKKKPSQKKPGDNQSIETAETLLDKRDTIVKEMDEKNELLMTEKNRMLSESTTQQAEVDDSLDAYMSGLSSQLVYDKSAKLENELATLQSELDRLSYLLKIADPTGEAAKKRELKALEPKPEKPEEVASTIMKKPPAETQKSSEPCAKEDNNKPHVETQKFSDACVMVSDNKPHVETQKISDACVKADDSVNEAKPAATTVDLDKSQPGHDKSETENAVFVVPKPQWLGAVEDRVTDDKQQLATSLHPHEMDESDQFVDYKDRNKILGGDDDASTSLESRIQSAAPGLILRKRKQVEITGTSSSDASQQSTSSTSGEQTAEDAVALLLKYKKGLYAADDVRDESQEKRPKRVLGPEKPSFLTDETNNATWVPPKGQSGDGRTSLNDKYGY, encoded by the exons ATGACGAACTCAATGGGTCCTCCACCTCCcaaaaaccctaatcctaatCCTCACTCTTCCCAATCCACCACCAATCAACCACCACTATCACCGCCACCGTCTCATTCCACCACCAATTCATCACTACCTGAACAACTACCACCGTCCGATTCCACCACCAATTCATCGTTTCCCGAACCACCACCACCGTCCGATTCCACCACCAATTCATCACTACCTAAAAAACTGCCACCTTCCGATTCCACCACTAATTCATCATTTCCAGAACCACCGCCACCACCGTCTGATTCCACCACCAATTCGTTATTTCCCGAACCACCTCCACCGTCGGATTTTAAAACCCCTAAACCTTCTCAAGGTGTAGCGGTTCCGTATAAGATTCCTAATTGGAGTGCTGCACCTTGCCATGAATTCTATCTTGAGGTTCTCAAGGATGGTTCCATTATTGATAAATTTAATGT GCATGAGAAAGGTGCTTATATGTTTGGAAGATTGGATCTTTGTGACTTTGTGCTTGAACATCCTACTATTTCTAGGTTTCATGCTG TTATACAGTTTAAGAGAAGAGGAGATGCATATCTCTATGATCTCGGGAGTACTCATGGCACATTTTTGAACAAAAATCAG GTGGAGAAAAACACGTACATTGACTTGCATGTTGGTGATGTCATTCGATTTGGCCG GTCATCTCGGATATTTATTCTTCAAGGACCATCGGAGTTGATGCCTCCT GAGACAAATGTAAAACTTAAAAGAGAAATGAAGATGCGGGAAGTAATGCGTGATAGGGAAGCTTCACTCCGACGAGCAAAGCTGGAAGCATCTGCTGCTGAGGGTATATCATGGGGTATGGGTGAGGATGCCATTGAAGAAGATGAG GATGATGTTGAAGAAATAACGTGGCAGTCATATAAAGGACAGCTTACAGAAAAACAGGAAAAAACCcgtgagaaaataataaaaagaatggAAAAG ATTGGTAACATGAAGAAAGAAATAAATGCTATACGAGTTAAAGACATTTCTCAGGGTGGGTTAACTCAGGGTCAACAGACTCAGATTGCTAGGAATGAGCAAAGAATGGCACAG ATATTGGAAGAACTTGAAAATTTGGAAGAAACACTGAATGATAGTATTAAAGAAAGTTTAGGTGCACGTACGGGAAAGCCATCTCATGGGAAGAAGAAAGGTGcagtggaagaagaagaagattattTTAG cgatgatgatgatgatgaattttatgacCGTACAAAGAAAAAGCCTTCTCAAAAGAAGCCCGGTGACAACCAGTCAATCGAGACTGCAGAGACTCTTCTTGATAAGAGAGATACTATTGTGAAGGAAATGGATGAAAAGAATGAGTTGCTTATGACTGAGAAGAACAGAATGTTGTCCGAGAGTACCACACAACAAGCTGAGGTTGATGATTCACTTGATGCTTACATGTCTGGACTTTCATCTCAACTAG TGTATGATAAAAGTGCGAAGCTTGAGAACGAATTAGCAACTCTTCAGTCTGAGCTAGATAGGTTATCCTACCTGTTGAAGATTGCTGACCCAACAGGAGAAGCTGCTAAGAAAAGAGAGTTAAAAGCACTAGAGCCCAAACCAGAAAAACCCGAAGAAGTTGCCTCTACTATCATGAAGAAACCACCTGCAGAAACCCAGAAAAGCAGTGAGCCTTGTGCGAAGGAAGACAACAATAAACCACATGTGGAAACCCAGAAATTTAGTGATGCTTGTGTTATGGTATCTGACAATAAACCACATGTGGAAACCCAGAAAATTAGTGATGCTTGTGTTAAGGCAGATGACTCTGTTAATGAAGCGAAACCTGCAGCCACAACTGTGGATTTGGATAAGTCACAACCTGGGCATGACAAATCGGAGACTGAGAATGCTGTATTTGTTGTCCCAAAGCCTCAGTGGCTTGGAGCTGTAGAGGACAGGGTTACAGATGATAAGCAACAGCTGGCGACCTCTCTTCATCCGCATGAGATGGACGAATCTGATCAGTTTGTTGACTACAAAGACAGGAACAAAATTTTGGGTGGTGATGATGATGCAAGCACTTCACTGGAATCTAGAATTCAGTCTGCTGCTCCTGGTCTAATTTTAAGAAAACGGAAGCAAGTTGAGATAACTGGAACAAGCAGTAGTGATGCCTCTCAGCAGTCGACGTCTTCCACCTCAGGTGAACAAACGGCTGAGGATGCTGTGGCACTATTATTGAAGTACAAAAAGGGACTATATGCTGCTGATGATGTAAGAGATGAAAGCCAAGAGAAGAGGCCTAAACGAGTGCTTGGGCCTGAAAAACCATCATTTTTAACTGATGAGACAAATAATGCAACATGGGTTCCTCCCAAAG GACAATCAGGTGATGGGCGAACTTCCTTGAATGATAAATATGGCTACTGA
- the LOC123892118 gene encoding uncharacterized protein LOC123892118, translating into MTLSIECKVIRKKRSTGGRKPKSFFQKIPSELQSNIFERLCRKDQSRAMCVAHSWRECILNTTLSREETPQSLARLLEKPPPDLNLHKIFHWCSQVMCCMVGRKELIDTCNGLLLFCHNRGQAQNITHDIDHYYVLNHATKQCVVVSKPVQTSGRYSYATLIYDPAKSWYFKIMHFQGHRYVNIFSSENGVWTTLSLSLPESFIASCWIKKSVYLNGSVYRLTDSCHLIKIRVDPQENVSEQAEIIPLTPDILSDNISHWELSVKGGKLFFVIMSTDVNLKVYELVECTTRNVTSYSWYNVHRIETRSLFPLTSVNLSLFHPYYEVAFFKRQENLLCYFNLSNYFNIPIIKEVPYHDDLYGYLSWCHPALLQSFKPFICCLNKEKSRVFQRLSGYPLHSDMVDDVGSAVSSN; encoded by the exons ATGACACTTTCAATAGAGTGCAAGGTTATCAGAAAGAAGAGAAGTACGGGGGGAAGGAAACCCAAGTCATTTTTCCAAAAAATTCCCTCGGAGCTTCAATCAAACATCTTTGAAAGGTTGTGCCGGAAAGATCAGTCGAGAGCTATGTGCGTCGCACACTCATGGCGTGAATGCATCCTAAATACAACATTATCAAGAGAAGAAACACCCCAATCGTTGGCAAGATTGTTAGAAAAACCACCTCCAGATCTAAATTTGCACAAAATATTCCATTGGTGTTCCCAAGTAATGTGTTGCATGGTCGGTCGTAAAGAACTTATTGACACATGCAACGGGTTACTCTTATTTTGTCACAACAGAGGTCAGGCTCAAAATATCACACATGATATTGACCACTACTATGTTTTGAATCATGCCACAAAACAATGTGTGGTTGTTTCAAAGCCTGTACAAACCTCAGGAAGGTATTCATATGCAACTCTAATATATGATCCCGCTAAGTCTTGGTATTTCAAAATCATGCATTTTCAGGGTCATCGTTACGTTAACATTTTCTCCTCGGAGAATGGTGTTTGGACTACCTTGTCTCTTAGTTTGCCTGAATCTTTCATTGCATCTTGTTGGATTAAAAAATCCGTTTACTTGAATGGATCTGTTTATCGACTCACCGACTCATgtcatttgattaaaataagaGTCGATCCACAGGAAAATGTTTCGGAGCAAGCTGAGATAATACCACTCACTCCCGACATTCTCTCAGATAATATTTCCCATTGGGAATTAAGTGTCAAGGGTGGAAAACTATTTTTTGTCATCATGTCTACAGATGTGAACCTAAAGGTTTATGAACTTGTTGAGTGCACTACAAGGAATGTTACCTCCTACTCATGGTACAATGTTCATAGAATTGAGACTAGGAGTTTGTTTCCCCTTACCAGTGTCAATCTCTCGTTGTTTCACCCTTACTATGAAGTAGCTTTTTTCAAACGCCAAGAGAATTTACTTTGTTACTTCAATCTAAGTAATTATTTCAACATCCCAATTATTAAGGAGGTTCCATACCATGATGATCTTTATGGCTATTTAAGTTGGTGCCATCCCGCTTTGCTTCAAAGCTTCAAGCCTTTCATTTGCTGCTTAAATAAAGAg aAATCAAGAGTTTTTCAGCGGCTATCCGGCTACCCACTTCACAGTGATATGGTTGATGATGTTGGCTCGGCTGTGTCGTCAAATTGA
- the LOC123892117 gene encoding uncharacterized protein LOC123892117: MTLSVECKVIRKKRSMRRRKPKSSFKKLPIELQSIIFERLCLKDQSRAMGVSHSWRERILTLPKEKSHQSLVRLHNPFLDLNLQNLFQWCSQVMCCMIGPKELIDTCNGLLLFCHNKGRAQNLTHGIYHYYVMNHATKQCVAVPKPVGQNSGGYSYATLVYDPAESWFFKILRFQGHRHVNIFSSENGVWTTLSLCLPEYIIKSCWIKKSIYLNGSVYRLSRSGHLIKIRVDPQENVSEQTEIISLTPDCLLDNCHWELCVRGGKLFFVMSRGVNFMIYELVECITRNVTSYSWCNVRRIEAASLLDHNTHGNLLSFHPYYEVAFFKRHKNELYYFHICNDNNITNIKLVPYSDILYDYLRCCHPPLLQCFKPFICCLNKENSGVFRRLPGLP; encoded by the exons ATGACACTTTCAGTGGAATGCAAAGTtatcagaaagaaaagaagcatGAGGAGAAGGAAGCCCAAGTCCTCTTTCAAAAAACTTCCCATTGAGCTTCAATCAATAATCTTTGAGAGGTTGTGTCTCAAAGATCAGTCCAGAGCTATGGGCGTCTCACACTCATGGCGTGAGCGAATCCTAACATTACCAAAAGAAAAGTCACACCAATCATTGGTAAGATTGCATAACCCATTTCTAGATTTAAATTTGCAAAACCTATTCCAATGGTGTTCCCAAGTAATGTGTTGCATGATCGGTCCTAAAGAACTGATCGATACTTGCAACGGGTTACTTTTGTTTTGTCACAACAAAGGTCGGGCTCAAAATCTCACACATGGTATTTACCACTACTATGTTATGAATCATGCCACAAAACAATGTGTGGCTGTTCCAAAGCCTGTAGGTCAAAACTCAGGAGGGTATTCCTATGCAACTCTAGTATATGATCCGGCTGAGTCTTGGTTTTTCAAAATCCTACGTTTTCAGGGTCATcgacatgttaacattttctcCTCGGAGAATGGTGTTTGGACTACCCTGAGTCTCTGTTTACCTGAATATATCATTAAGTCTTGTTGGATTAAAAAATCCATTTACTTGAATGGATCTGTTTACCGACTCTCCCGCTCAGGgcatttgattaaaataagaGTCGATCCACAAGAAAATGTTTCGGAACAAACtgagataatatcactcactCCCGACTGTCTCTTAGATAATTGCCATTGGGAATTATGTGTCCGAGGTGGAAAGCTATTTTTTGTCATGTCTAGAGGTGTGAACTTTATGATTTATGAACTTGTTGAGTGCATTACAAGGAATGTTACCTCCTACTCATGGTGCAATGTTCGTAGAATTGAAGCTGCAAGTTTGTTGGACCATAATACCCATGGCAATCTCTTGTCATTTCACCCTTACTATGAAGTAGCATTTTTCAAACGCCACAAGAATGAACTTTATTACTTCCATATATGTAATGATAACAACATCACAAATATTAAGTTGGTTCCATACAGTGACATTCTTTATGACTATTTAAGATGTTGCCATCCTCCTTTGCTTCAATGTTTCAAGCCTTTCATTTGCTGCTTAAACAAAGAG AACTCAGGAGTTTTTCGGCGGTTACCCGGTTTGCCGTGA
- the LOC123889871 gene encoding pentatricopeptide repeat-containing protein At2g31400, chloroplastic has product MSSTPTPPQNYSSVSAPRPAQNHNHKHENHQNSRQRHGNRWSSNPKAAPLAVAGSGRSAVVGSGSSRAAVCSNAAGRNSTGNGSGRGRAVCSSTLSSLYDGRQSRLAPEFSGRRTTRFSAKMHSGMPRVTPNKHAHSDVADEALRCLFKAGNNIAAIDNVLIEYEPKLRKVEDYIYMIKEFGNTGHFLLATKCFDFVIWKQNGRVAKGKLTSTMIGTLGKLGKIDLALRLFESARLEGHGNTVYSFSAMISAYGRNGHFPDAVNLFRSMSSWGIEPNLITYNSLIDAGAKGEVDFNVVVEFYDEMLANGIVPDRLTYNSMLSVCAPKGMWEMAQKLLREMDQKGIVPDVFTYNTYLDTLCKGGQIDLARRVLEEMSSKQVWPNVVTYSTVMDGYAKANLLEDALSLYEEMKLRSIRVDRVSYNTLVGIYAKLGRFDEAIDKCKEMERCGIKTDVVSYNALLSGYGRHGMYDEVRRLFEEMKARNIYPNTLTYSTMIDVYTKGGMFQEAMDVYKEFKMARLEVDVVFYSAIIDTLCKNGLAESSVVLLMAMIEKGIKPNVVTFNSIIDASRQLPTFEYGVHGSSQAVVHPTEQSSSTVIDGAFQIKPGEDRILKMFEQLAAEKAGHIKKDRRGRQDQHCILWLFQKMQELHIKPNVVTFSAILNACSRCNSFEDASKLLDALRLFDNQVYGVTHGLLMGYGEQVWFRAQTLFDEVMRMDSSTASAFYNALTDMLWHFGQRRGAEMVVIEGRRRNVWKGEWSISCVDLHLMSCGAACAMVHTWLLYLHSTLFEGCQLPKIVNILTGWGKHSKVMGDGTLKKAVEALLNGIGSPFRIAEGNLGRFVSPGDLVTTWLRQPGVFNLLVLSDVLNRSQAAAPSHA; this is encoded by the exons ATGAGTTCTACACCAACCCCACCACAAAACTATTCCTCAGTTTCTGCTCCTAGACCTGCTcaaaatcataatcataaacatgaaaatcatcaaaatagTCGTCAAAGACATGGAAACCGTTGGTCTTCCAACCCAAAGGCTGCACCTTTAGCTGTTGCTGGTAGTGGTAGGTCTGCTGTTGTTGGCAGTGGAAGTAGCAGAGCTGCTGTTTGTAGTAATGCCGCTGGAAGAAACAGTACTGGCAATGGCAGTGGCAGAGGCAGAGCTGTGTGTTCCTCTACATTGAGTTCTTTATATGATGGCAGGCAATCTAGGTTGGCTCCTGAGTTTTCTGGCAGGAGGACAACCCGGTTTTCGGCGAAGATGCATTCTGGAATGCCAAGGGTAACACCTAACAAACATGCTCATTCTGATGTTGCGGATGAGGCGCTTCGTTGTCTTTTTAAAGCTGGTAATAATATTGCTGCTATTGATAATGTTTTAATTGAATATGAACCTAAGTTAAGGAAGGTGGAAgattatatttatatgattaaaGAGTTTGGTAATACTGGTCATTTTTTATTGGCTACAAagtgttttgattttgttataTGGAAGCAAAATGGTAGGGTTGCTAAGGGTAAGTTAACAAGTACTATGATTGGTACTCTTGGTAAGTTAGGGAAGATTGATCTTGCTTTGAGATTGTTTGAAAGTGCTAGACTTGAAGGGCATGGAAACACCGTCTATTCCTTTTCGGCCATGATTAGTGCATATGGCCGAAACGGGCACTTCCCTGATGCTGTGAATTTGTTTAGGTCCATGAGTAGCTGGGGAATTGAACCTAACTTGATTACGTACAATTCATTAATTGACGCGGGGGCTAAAGGGGAGGTGgattttaatgttgttgttgagttTTATGATGAAATGCTAGCAAACGGTATAGTTCCGGATCGTCTTACTTACAATTCAATGCTTTCTGTTTGTGCCCCGAAAGGCATGTGGGAAATGGCTCAAAAGTTATTGAGGGAAATGGATCAAAAGGGTATTGTTCCTGATGTGTTTACTTATAACACATATTTGGACACGCTGTGCAAGGGCGGACAGATAGATTTGGCTAGGAGGGTCTTGGAAGAGATGTCTTCCAAGCAAGTTTGGCCAAATGTTGTGACTTATAGCACAGTGATGGATGGCTATGCCAAGGCTAACCTCTTGGAAGATGCCCTAAGTTTGTACGAAGAAATGAAACTCCGATCTATTCGTGTGGATAGAGTGTCATATAACACACTTGTCGGAATCTATGCGAAGCTCGGCAGGTTTGATGAAGCTATTGATAAGTGCAAAGAGATGGAGAGATGTGGAATTAAAACAGATGTAGTAAGTTACAATGCACTTTTGTCCGGGTACGGAAGGCATGGCATGTATGATGAAGTTAGAAGACTATTTGAAGAGATGAAGGCTCGGAACATATATCCAAATACGCTAACTTACTCTACAATGATTGACGTGTACACTAAAGGTGGAATGTTTCAGGAAGCAATGGATGTTTATAAAGAGTTCAAGATGGCACGATTGGAGGTGGATGTTGTCTTTTATAGTGCAATCATAGATACGCTATGCAAAAATGGTTTGGCGGAGTCTTCAGTTGTGTTGCTTATGGCAATGATAGAGAAAGGAATCAAACCAAATGTGGTCACTTTCAACTCCATAATTGATGCATCTCGACAATTGCCAACTTTTGAATATGGAGTCCATGGTTCTTCACAAGCCGTTGTGCATCCGACTGAACAATCATCTTCTACGGTTATTGATGGTGCTTTTCAGATTAAGCCGGGGGAGGACCGGATCTTGAAGATGTTCGAGCAACTTGCTGCTGAAAAAGCCGGTCATATAAAGAAGGATAGGAGGGGAAGACAAGACCAACACTGCATATTGTGGCTCTTCCAAAAAATGCAGGAGCTTCACATTAAACCAAATGTTGTCACATTTTCAGCCATTTTGAATGCTTGCAG TCGTTGCAATTCATTTGAGGATGCTTCAAAGCTGTTAGACGCGCTCCGCTTGTTTGATAACCAGGTCTATGGTGTAACCCATGGACTGTTGATGGGTTACGGAGAACAAGTATGGTTTCGGGCTCAAACTCTTTTTGATGAAGTAATGCGTATGGATTCTTCAACTGCGTCTGCCTTTTATAATGCCCTCACGGATATGTTGTGGCACTTTGGTCAG AGACGTGGAGCTGAAATGGTTGTAATTGAAGGGAGACGGCGAAATGTGTGGAAAGGTGAATGGTCGATTTCTTGCGTGGATCTGCATCTGATGTCTTGCGGTGCTGCTTGTGCAATGGTTCATACATGGTTGCTCTATTTGCATAGTACTCTTTTTGAAGGCTGTCAACTACCTAAGATTGTGAA cATTTTAACTGGTTGGGGAAAACACAGCAAAGTGATGGGTGATGGTACTTTGAAAAAGGCTGTTGAAGCACTCCTTAATGGAATAGGATCACCATTTAGAATTGCTGAGGGTAATTTGGGAAGATTTGTATCTCCTGGAGATTTGGTGACTACTTGGCTGAGACAACCCGGCGTTTTCAATTTGCTTGTTCTGTCTGATGTCTTAAATCGTTCTCAAGCTGCTGCTCCTTCGCATGCATGA